Proteins encoded together in one Drosophila albomicans strain 15112-1751.03 chromosome 2R, ASM965048v2, whole genome shotgun sequence window:
- the LOC127565908 gene encoding uncharacterized protein LOC127565908, protein MPRKLMSTKSNYGYKNAVQEAVSEGLISGSTLSTLDYQILLDKLNANQKRVVPFANNSKNRYALLKCFQRFQAKSNDVPNGVCESTDISIEPADETLIEANLKCFRKKCHSGNASLNRSVLLVDNLNSPRAIFTKCKYEDCKFKVIDFKNMYSLLTNQFSASQKAKN, encoded by the exons atgccaCGTAAATTGATGTCCACCAAATC CAACTATGGATACAAGAATGCTGTACAGGAGGCAGTTTCCGAAGGACTAATTTCCGGAAGCACACTTTCGACGTTGGATTACCAAATATTGTTGGACAAACTAAATGCCAATCAGAAGCGAGTGGTTCCATTTGCCAACAATAGCAAGAATCGTTATGCCTTGCTAAAGTGCTTCCAACGT tttcaGGCAAAATCCAATGATGTCCCTAATGGAGTCTGTGAGTCTACTGACATTTCCATTGAGCCGGCAGACGAAACATTAATAGAAgccaatttgaaatgttttcgaaaaaaatgCCACAGTGGAAATGCAAGTTTGAATCGATCGGTCCTCCTAGTAGACAATTTGAATAGCCCACGTGCAATCTTTACAAAATGCAAGTATGAGGACTGTAAATTTAAGGTAAtcgattttaaaaatatgtattcttTATTAACTAACCAGTTCTCTGCCTCACAAA AAGCTAAGAATTAA
- the LOC117575192 gene encoding N-acetylglucosaminyl-phosphatidylinositol de-N-acetylase: MKLNWLSEFLANIVNASAITEAVTRPFIGLRQQLTPSSIYCLIKSSSAEALEHILIACAVYLLVCLGLYKLTFWLSAAAAATAAASPSDARNSNNNNNNSSSNNSSGSGESGLRNALQCGLRSVHLPKAALMGRVLLVIAHPDDECMFFGPLIYTLTQRDGCQVYVLCLSNGNYEQKGQVRRDELYRACKRLGICESNIILVNATNLPDDPNVEWRSDAVASFILHTVESLDIQAIFTFDRDGVSSHPNHCAVYYAAASLCLANLLPKGCKFYTLDSINLVRKYLSIFDLLCTCFMSSHWCILSWKDASIVRSAMMEHQSQLKWFRWLYIYTSRYMFINSIREINLSDIELEMQIHDN, encoded by the exons atgaaattgaactGGCTAAGCGAATTCTTGGCCAATATTGTTAACGCTAGCGCAATTACCGAGGCTGTCACACGTCCGTTCATTGGCCTGCGCCAACAACTGACTCCATCAAGCATCTATTGCCTGATCAAGTCATCATCGGCTGAAGCGCTGGAGCATATACTGATAGCATGTGCGGTATACTTGCTAGTATGCCTGGGACTCTACAAGCTGACCTTCTGGCTGTCggctgcggcagcggcaacagcagcggcgtcGCCATCAGACGCaaggaacagcaacaacaacaacaacaacagcagcagcaacaacagcagtggcagcggGGAGAGCGGCTTGCGCAACGCTTTGCAATGCGGTCTGCGTAGCGTTCATCTGCCCAAGGCAGCTTTAATGGGTCGTGTACTTTTGGTCATCGCACATCCGGATGACGAGTGCATGTTCTTTGGGCCATTGATCTATACGCTAACACAGCGCGATGGATGTCAAGTCTACGTGCTCTGCTTGTCGAATG GCAACTACGAGCAGAAGGGCCAGGTGCGAAGAGATGAATTATATCGGGCGTGCAAACGCTTGGGTATTTGCGAGTCGAATATCATTTTGGTTAACGCCACCAATTTGCCAGATGATCCAAATGTTGAGTGGCGATCAGATGCTGTTGCCAGCTTTATATTGCATACGGTTGAGAGTCTTGATATACAGGCGATATTCACCTTCGATCGCGATGGGGTCAGCTCACATCCCAATCATTGTGCAGTCTACTACGCAGCCGCTTCATTGTGTTTAGCCAATTTATTGCCTAAGG GGTGTAAGTTTTATACACTAGATTCGATCAATTTGGTACGGAAATATCTATCAATCTTCGATTTGCTGTGCACATGTTTCATGTCCTCGCATTg GTGCATTCTAAGCTGGAAGGATGCGTCGATTGTAAGAAGTGCCATGATGGAGCATCAATCGCAGTTGAAATGGTTCCGTTGGCTGTATATCTACACATCGCGCTACATGTTCATTAACTCGATTCGCGAAATAAATCTGTCAGATATTGAGCTCGAAATGCAGATACATGATAATTAG